A window of Xyrauchen texanus isolate HMW12.3.18 chromosome 10, RBS_HiC_50CHRs, whole genome shotgun sequence contains these coding sequences:
- the LOC127650818 gene encoding uncharacterized protein LOC127650818 — protein sequence MQVHFHHAPTVQISVADRCAVSHISKDISEARRTDRRKTADHHGTHGSSKTEFCFWCTHLIREHFILKIKLALLVTLSQVDDVDSGRECIIKGLCVYLNKDRDSLVREYVASTIIKAAEEAFVQGSIEEATVGIYVLKHRDAHDRPEDVGIVLEGQMVLQDLDNFASAAAMLFGLMYTLNLNYAPELKDHIEVLQKMVMEREGSTLSKKAQILWNRLYE from the exons ATGCAGG TGCATTTCCACCATGCCCCTACAGTCCAGATTTCCGTCGCAGATAGATGTGCTGTCTCACATATTTCTAAAGATATTTCAGAAGCGAGGAGGACCGATAGGAGGAAGACTGCAGACCATCATGGGACCCATGGCTCAAGCAAGacagaattttgtttttggtgtaCACATTTGATTAGGgaacattttattcttaaaataaaacttGCTCTGCTTGTCACCCTTAGCCAGGTTGATGATGTTGATAGTGGACGAGAATGTATTATCAAGGGGCTCTGCGTGTACCTCAACAAGGACCGGGACAGTTTAGTGAGAGAGTATGTGGCGAGTACAATTATAAAG GCTGCAGAAGAAGCCTTCGTCCAAGGATCCATTGAGGAGGCCACAGTGGGAATCTACGTTCTCAAACACAGAGATGCCCATGACAGACCAGAGGACGTTGGGATTGTCCTTGAGGGCCAGATGGTCTTACAAGATTTGGATAACTTTGCATCAGCTGCTGCGATGTTATTTGGACTAATGTACACTTTGAACCTGAACTACGCACCTGAATTGAAGGATCACATTGAGGTACTGCAGAAAATGGTCATGGAGCGGGAAGGCAGCACACTTTCAAAGAAAGCACAAATCCTCTGGAACAGACTCTATGAGTGA